A genomic region of Planococcus kocurii contains the following coding sequences:
- a CDS encoding fructose-bisphosphatase class III, with translation MNLKYLDLLAQKYDCEEKVATEIINLESILDLPKGTEHFVSDLHGEFQAFQHVLRNGSGNVKVKIKDLFKNELSEEELNEFATLVFYPEEKLQLIKSHFSSKAELQEWYIEVIERLLKLISYASSKYTRSKLRKALPKQFVYIIEELLYKTDEFKNKKDYYAKMVTQIISLGQADKLIIGLAYTTQRLVVDHLHVVGDIYDRGSDPHKIVDTLIDYHSVDIQWGNHDVLWIGAFAGSKVCLANILRICARYNNLDIIEDVYGINLRPLLNLAEKYYEDNVAFRPKRISDEKMTEQEQLQITKIHQAISIIQFKLESPIIKRRACFDMTDRLVLEKVDYEKNTATIHGNTYSLDGTCFTTINPEQPDELLEEERQVMDKLLFSVQHSEKLARHMKFLMKKGSLYLKYNGNLLIHGCIPLDEDGNMEKMEIEGKSYAGRELLDVFERYLRYSFAHPEETDDFATDMVWYLWTGEYSSLFGKREMTTFERYFIKDKETHKERKNPYYYLREDEEICRKILTEFDMNPDYGRIINGHTPVKERDGENPIKANGKMLVIDGGFSKAYQSTTGIAGYTLLYNSYGMQLVAHQLFNSKEEVLQNGTDVLSAKRLVDEELERKKVRETNIGNGLMQEIFNLNSLREYRYMK, from the coding sequence TTGAACTTAAAATATTTGGATTTGTTAGCGCAAAAATACGATTGTGAAGAAAAAGTGGCTACCGAAATCATTAACCTCGAATCAATCTTAGATTTGCCAAAAGGAACAGAGCATTTCGTTAGCGATTTGCACGGAGAGTTTCAGGCATTTCAACATGTATTGCGCAATGGTTCCGGAAACGTAAAAGTAAAAATAAAGGATTTATTTAAAAATGAACTGAGTGAAGAAGAACTAAACGAATTTGCGACTTTGGTTTTCTACCCTGAAGAAAAATTACAGTTGATTAAAAGCCATTTTAGCAGTAAAGCAGAATTGCAGGAATGGTACATAGAAGTTATCGAGCGGCTATTAAAACTGATTTCTTATGCTTCTTCCAAATACACACGCTCAAAACTGCGTAAAGCTTTGCCAAAACAATTTGTCTATATTATAGAAGAACTGCTGTATAAGACTGACGAGTTTAAGAACAAAAAGGATTATTACGCCAAAATGGTGACACAAATCATTTCCTTAGGCCAGGCAGACAAGCTAATTATTGGCTTGGCTTATACGACACAACGTTTAGTGGTCGACCATCTTCATGTAGTGGGTGATATTTACGACCGAGGTTCGGATCCGCATAAGATTGTGGATACACTTATTGATTACCATTCCGTTGACATTCAGTGGGGAAATCATGACGTGCTTTGGATTGGCGCATTTGCCGGATCAAAAGTGTGCTTAGCGAATATTTTACGAATATGCGCACGTTATAATAACCTAGATATTATTGAAGACGTGTATGGCATCAACTTGAGGCCGTTGTTGAATTTGGCAGAGAAATACTATGAAGACAATGTAGCTTTTCGCCCAAAAAGAATTTCAGATGAAAAAATGACAGAGCAAGAACAGTTGCAAATCACTAAAATCCATCAGGCCATTTCAATTATCCAATTCAAGCTCGAAAGCCCAATTATCAAAAGAAGAGCTTGTTTCGATATGACAGATCGCTTAGTGCTTGAAAAAGTTGATTATGAAAAAAATACGGCAACGATTCATGGAAACACGTATTCATTAGATGGGACGTGTTTTACGACCATTAATCCGGAACAGCCAGACGAATTGCTTGAAGAAGAAAGACAAGTTATGGACAAGTTACTTTTTTCAGTTCAACATTCAGAAAAACTAGCTAGACACATGAAATTTTTGATGAAAAAAGGGAGTCTTTATTTAAAGTATAATGGTAATTTATTGATTCATGGTTGTATTCCATTAGATGAAGACGGCAATATGGAGAAAATGGAGATCGAAGGGAAATCCTATGCTGGGCGAGAACTGCTAGATGTCTTTGAACGTTACCTCCGTTACTCTTTTGCTCATCCGGAAGAAACTGATGACTTTGCGACAGATATGGTTTGGTATTTGTGGACTGGGGAGTATTCGTCACTCTTTGGGAAACGAGAAATGACTACATTTGAACGCTATTTTATCAAAGACAAAGAAACGCACAAAGAGCGCAAAAATCCTTATTATTATTTACGGGAAGACGAGGAAATTTGTCGCAAAATATTGACGGAGTTTGACATGAACCCGGATTACGGACGTATTATTAATGGCCATACGCCTGTTAAAGAGCGAGATGGAGAAAACCCAATCAAAGCGAACGGCAAAATGCTGGTTATCGATGGAGGGTTTTCGAAAGCTTACCAATCGACTACAGGGATAGCCGGATATACGTTGCTTTACAACTCCTATGGCATGCAATTGGTCGCGCATCAATTGTTCAATTCAAAAGAAGAAGTTTTGCAAAACGGCACAGATGTACTATCGGCTAAGCGCTTAGTTGATGAAGAGTTAGAGCGTAAAAAAGTTAGAGAAACCAATATTGGGAATGGTTTGATGCAAGAAATTTTTAATTTAAACAGTTTGAGGGAATACCGCTACATGAAGTAA
- a CDS encoding DNA-3-methyladenine glycosylase I translates to MGNRCLWAQRNALMQNYHDKEWCRVSSDDRYIFEMLVLEGAQAGLSWNIVLSKRGAYREAFHQFDVAYCAELTDGELSFIKENFAVIKHGSKLQSVRTNALAILDLSREWGSFAAFLWSFTDGKSIDNKWDTDAQIPAQSALSVKLSKELKKRGFKFVGPVTTYSFMQAIGMVNDHIKSCDYRMRS, encoded by the coding sequence ATGGGGAATCGGTGTTTGTGGGCGCAACGTAACGCACTCATGCAGAACTATCATGATAAAGAATGGTGCAGAGTGAGCTCAGATGATCGGTACATTTTTGAGATGCTAGTACTTGAAGGCGCACAGGCAGGATTGTCGTGGAATATCGTTTTATCAAAGAGAGGTGCTTATCGAGAAGCGTTTCACCAATTTGACGTCGCGTATTGTGCGGAGCTAACGGACGGAGAGTTGTCTTTTATAAAGGAAAACTTTGCGGTGATCAAGCATGGGTCCAAACTTCAATCGGTACGAACTAATGCACTAGCTATTTTAGATCTCTCTAGAGAATGGGGTAGTTTTGCAGCATTTCTTTGGAGTTTTACAGATGGTAAGTCAATTGACAACAAGTGGGATACCGATGCGCAGATTCCTGCGCAGTCGGCTTTGTCTGTAAAGCTCAGTAAAGAATTAAAAAAACGGGGCTTTAAATTTGTAGGACCGGTAACGACTTATTCTTTTATGCAAGCAATCGGCATGGTCAATGATCATATTAAAAGTTGCGACTACCGAATGCGGAGTTAA